A window of Castanea sativa cultivar Marrone di Chiusa Pesio chromosome 8, ASM4071231v1 genomic DNA:
TGACGTAAGGTTAATATGTAGCTTATAAAAAGCAGCACGAAAACTGCACAATGGCATTGAAGTCGTCCAATTTGATTGCTTTCCAAATTGTGTACAGACTATTAGTGTTTAAAGAAAGGTTCAGCCATTAAACAAGAAATTGAGAGCGGTTGAAGAATTACCAAGTCCTATACGCTCCGTTTGTGAAAATCTTAGACAGGTTCACTGACTCCTCTCTATAAATAGACATATTCCCCATATGCTATATACCCATCCCTCACCCAAGCAAGAAAAATACTACACAATAAGAGAAATAACATCAAAAAATATGATGAAAGTTGTAATTGTGGCCATTTTGGCTTTGGCAACCACCCTTGTTTCAGCTTATGACCCCAGTCCTTTGCAAGACTTTTGTGTCGCAATTAACAACACCGATTCTGCTGGTATGCACATGCTCtctccttttttaatttttattttgatgaactGCAAATCTACATGCTCTATAATTATTAGTAGTATGTAGTAATGTTATCGCCACCTACATTCTTTCGATCTCATTATAGTGAAGTTCTAcacattaatgaaattattatcaTCGCCTACGTTATATCATctacattagattttttttttctcctacaTGTCATGTTATTGTCCATTGTTACAGAATTGTCTACTTTGTGACaataaaaaacttttctttGTGTAGTATTTGtgaatggaaaattttgcaagGACCCAGCAACTGTCACAGCCAACGATTTTTTCTTTCCCGGACTCAATATTCCTGGAAACACAGCTGCAAGTAAACTCGGATCAAGTGTCAATCTTGTGAACGTCGATAAATTACCTGGTCTCAACACTCTAGGTATATCTTTGGCTCGTCTTGACTTTGCACCATATGGCCTGAATCCTCCTCACATTCACCCTCGCGGCACTGAGCTTTTGGTAGTCATGGAGGGTACTCTCTTGGTTGGATTCGTCACATCCAACCCAAACAAACTCTTCACCAAAATTCTAAACAAGGGAGACGTCTTTGTATTCCCAATTGGTCTTATTCACTTCCAATTCAACATAGGGCAGACCAATGCTGTTGCGTTTGCTGGTCTCAGTAGTCAAAATCCTGGGTTGATCACCATAGCAAACGCGGTCTTTGGGTCTAATCCTCCAATCAATCCTGATGTCCTCGCCAAGGCCTTCCAGTTGGACAAGAATGTAGTCGATTATCTTCAGAAACAATTCTAGTCAAACTGcaattagtaaaaatatttgtaataggAATGATGAACCGTTACAGAGCAGAGTTTGAACAAAGTATGCCATGATTCCTTATATGTAATGCCTTAAAAATagttattatcaaataaaactgtcatatgatttttttatgtgtCATGGTGTCCGTGTAAATCCTGTGCAATTGGTGCATTGCTAAATCTTGAGTACACATTGGATCCACAACGATTGAAATCACAAGCACCTAATAAAACTGACGACAaaagttatattaaaaatagACGGCCAAATTGTGGGCTCCGTAACACTAATCTATGTTGAAAAAAATTCCTACAGGTAATTAGGGGAAGACGTTGAGAAACATAATACTTTTTATCTTCTTATTTTGGATAATTCGACAATATGGGTGGATAGATTCAAACCTCAAATATTACCGTTGGAAACACTAGAAAGTGACAACTAATTAAGCTACAAAGCTCTTGGTGAGAAATGTAATACTTAAGCGGTTAAATatgattatttgtgaaattACCCAATTAAAATTCCCAAAGTTTATATCCTGTTTCACATTTGGTAtgtttggaaaatttagacccttGATTGATTTTACCGCAAAATTAATCAACTTGTTAAATTAACTAGTTTTGAAAGTCatattgatttctagattagtTACCAAAGAAGTAACATAGACCATTTGGAAAACAATAAACAAGCAAACAGCACATCATATGGTGAcgctgttaggttctaagactttaggtactaatgtattagaacttcaatatgtattatgttggcaaactatgataaaaacatagagtctagatttaggttTGCTCAAAGTGTGGTTTTATctaaaattggaatcgagtgattgcaggATTTATTGGTCAAAATCTGCAacgctcgatcgattgaaaattagacttgatcgattgaaacttgtaaaaatttagttttctGTAGAAATTCcaattcagcccaagcccatatgacgtgtagggttaagtATTTTACttcaagtataaaaagaaaaaccctagctacatttTAGAAGTCCATGAAGAGTTGGGTGttgaatcttctgtgagatctagaggtgtttacctttacacacacacatagagctatcaagatcaagattcactcaagaacttgatgatctctTTAGTTGCTGCGTAAAGAACTCGAAAGAAGATtagaaacctttgagtggagtctcaaagtacAAGTAGGGGAACTTGTGGTTGCTacagatcaaagaaagaagtagtttgtgaactcgaagctgtcacgtggtcatgatagtaagttttctatacgaggtagcaataggatgttagtagtctaagttctactgtaaaaacttcaattctttcatagtggatctgtttttaccttgagaatagttaggttaaattctccccaggttttttaccggttagattttcctgggtcatcatatcgtggtgttctttattttttccgtattatttgcatgatatgatattattgtgttaacctagaattgaataatttatctaagtaatcacttggctaaatatcTAAGTTAAACAACTTggggtctaaaacttaacaagtggtatcaaagcgggttAGTTCTTGTGTTTAGGTCTTTTGAtttaagagttgatccttgacacTGGTTGTCATGGattctttaaagttctttttgttaaaaatccaacttttctttttttggatcaTATGGCTTGTTGCATGTGTTAAGTTTTTCCTTGAGTATCTTGGTTTAATTACATGTGATGATAATTATGTGTGTTACACTACTTTAACCGCCTTAAAGGCACGCGATTCTTGTCTTTGGTATTTGGATAATGGTTGTTCTAGGAATATGACAGGAAATTAAAGCATTATTCAAGACACTCTTTGAAGGAAAGATTGGGATAGTCACATTTGGAGATGGGAGCAAATCTGTGATCAAAGGCATTGGAACTGTGGACATTCCAGGATTGCCAGTATTTGAAGATGTCTAGTATGTTGATGGGCTAAAGGCTAACTTAGTCAGCATCAGTCAGATTTACGACAATGGATTGAATGTTTTCTTTACCAAGTATGAATGTGAGATACTTGGAGGAGGTGACTGCATGTGTATTGGTGTTAGGACTGCTGATAACTGTTATGGTATAACACCAAGTATAACCAACAAGTGTTTTAGTGTAGAGATCAATCAAGTAGACCTATGGCATCAACGGTTGGGACACGCAAGTCAGAAGCAATTAGAGAAGATCTCCAAGTGTGAAGCAGTTATTGGTTTGCCTAAGTTTGAAAAGATAGAGAAGAGCATATGTGGACCATGTCAGATGGATAAACAAGTGAAGTCCAAGCATCTGTCTGTAACTGAAGTTCAAACCTCAAGACCTTTGGAACTGTTGCACATTGATCTTATGGGTCCTGCCAGAGTTCATAGTTTGGGTGGAAAGGGGTATATTCGAGTAGTTGTGGATGATTTTACTAGGTATACTTGGGTTGTGCTTTGGAGAGATAAGGTCGAGGCTCCTAAAAAGATGATACATCTATGCAAGAAATTGCAAGTTGAAAAAGTTACTGTGATAGATAGAATTAGAAGTGATCATGGGAGAGAATTTGAGAACAGATCTATATCAAAGAAGTTTGTGGGATTCAGAGCTAAGTTTGTAAACTTTACTTAGGTTTACTATGAATTGATCTAATAGTGGATAGTTCTTCTTGGGATTGGTCCCCCTTAGGTTTTTCCTTTGGAACAGGCTATTTCATAAGGTTTCCTAGGTCAACATAttttgtgttatttacttttctgctaTGCATGATATGTTTGATTATTTCTTTAACCTAAGGCTTgcataattaatctaattaacaacttggaatTAAATAGTGTGTTAAGATAATGGAAAATTTGATATCAATTTGTTGTGTAGACAGTGGAGTTATTTATAGTGTGTtaggttaaaatgaattgaccccttgtaaattaattaattacccaagttaattaatcaatcaaattacatgcaataacgtggtagcacaaataaatcaccaaataactaaatgcagcgaaaaataaatttgacacaaatgatttgtttatgaatggggaaaactaccaaggcaaaaccccaccgagtgaatttaaggtcaccactcctgagaatcgaccattatcaatcacaagcggttacaagtataaagaatcttaccaaaccctatgGCATATttcaaaataccaacctacaattgaacccttatcccaatacccgaTTAGACTTGTATTGTAACGGCAATCTCTCcattcaatgcacgaatcccaggacatgactaaccaatgatgcacagatcccaatacgtgactaactcctttacacgaatcccaatatgtgactcattcaccaacttgaggaagatattggctgcaaagttcttcagttcatcaacaatgaagatcaaaaagctcATTGGTCACAAAACTCGTGGCGTAAAGATGCAGCAACTTCTCTAGAGAGAATGATGAATtaggtcacaatatgcttgaaTTCTATTTGCATATGTTGTGCATAATCCTATGCATAATGCtatagcctttaaaataagccttatatatgtctagggttatgagtaaaaaaaccctacacaaatatattacaatatgcatgtaatcagatttgaaaagtccgattttgtaattctcgacagatacaaCTTCTATCGAgattcaacattaaatctcgatagaaaggattctgtcgagtttctgtcaagttttaatgaataacactttcttcacttgtttcttggtcaaacTTGTTTAGCTTCAATACTcaacttgaacacttgtttcttgaagtaataaacccatcctagatctaccaaattacaagtaaaatgtgttttgcaaaggattagccaattacataaaatatgtcctaacataGTGCACTTatgcaaaatagaaatagaatatATAATCATCTAGAGAACACAAAGATATGGTATATTTATGGCACTGACAACTTTTTTCTATTAATAAAATCTATAGCTACAACGGCGGAGTGGGAATCTGAACTCTAAATGTCTCCGTTGGAAACACTAACAATTGTGAATTGATCTACAAAACTCTTGGGTACAATATGGGTAGCTTAAATgacatattatatatgtatatatgaagATAtcacattttgtaccccttacgacttGGGCCCCTGTTCGCCAATGATGTTGAAATTCTAAGACCCAAGGTTGGTTTAACGACCAACCAAATGTTAAATTGAGTTgataaatgttaaaatgaaaattttaacttttaatgggaaaataaatctatttttggaaagataaagccaacaaaacccTTGACGTGCATGTGCTGGAATCGACCTATGCGCTCGGCAATGATGCATGCACACGTAGGCACAAACCTGCGCACGCATGTAGGGTTCTAGAAACTATTGAAGACAAGTTTTCTACATTAAAAACTAAGGTTCGGAACGAATCCCACATCATCTAGGAGCCATTCCAAATCCCCATTTTCACTATATAAATAGCCATATATGGTACCTTTTCAAAACAGACAAAAATCCCAAGAGAAAacactaagattcactagaaatagtgagtcaaagagggagtttttcacaaaatatcctcaagtcaaatttctttttattgagGTTTTTTCTGGCCTTAatctttgagtttaagattactaatcactttttcattgattgtgaatagatttcACTGAGGGGAATGGTCAAAAATCAAGTCTAAGAGCTTTTGTTTTGAGGTATTGAGTTCTaagttcttttcattttttcttttataatgtttttaatcttgtttctttgtttgttttatgcTTTTATAACTTAGTTTTAGTGAGCTTTTGTATCTTTAAGCATGGTATGTTGTTAGAATTATTGTTTTAAGTGTTGCCCTGTTCCCCTGTGTTTTCTGTGTTCTGGATTAGGTTTCGATCCCATTTCGCACATGCATGCATTATGCATTCGCACGCAAGTCAATGTTTGCGCATAAATGTGTTTGACCTAAGCTCGTAGACTTCTATATGTGTGCATATACCGTTGCCCAAAAACCCTCATTTAAGTTTTCTGCTTTGTTTTCTTCATTCATCTCACATGTTATGCCTCTGCTTTGATTCTTTTTTACAGATATAAGTCCTTGTTctctgtttattttttatttgcctttcacatgtttaaattaggttttatcttttgtttctttcttttgatgtCATGAATGTTAATACCTTATTTTGTCTGCCATCGATTTGCGTGCTTGACCccgaaaaattcaaaaatattattttctttccataGGGCCGCGAGAACATCTAAAATGACGTGGTGCAACCCGTTCGGATACTAGAGCACTCAAAGTGCCTCTTTtagccaaaatgaccaaaattcccCTGGTCAACATAGGGTTGACTGAAGGTCAAAATCCTCACAAAACAACACTTTTCATGATCTTACATCAAACCTGAGCTTCTTGGAGACTTTTagcaactttgaccaagtttgacccggAGTTAACCCCGGGTGGGCCCTAGAAACTCTAATTTTGATCCGGCCGTTAGAACGGGTTGAAACTAATGCCATTATGAAGATTATTTAATCTCATTCCAAAAATTGTTCATGGGTCAAAATTGTAGTGAAATGGTTTAGATATCGAGAAAACTATGAAAATAGCGTCTGCTAACTTCCTtcagccataacttttgatgcGACCATTGGATTTTTgagttccatacctttttagaaactgaaaatgaaAATCCATCCAAGGATGTCAAGATCAACCCTATCAGAGGCCTTTTGAGGCTTGTGTTCCTTGGAGGGCCGCTGGTGGCCCTCTAAGGGCCGTTGCCTCAAAAAACGCGTCAAGGGCTATGAATAGCCCTAGGCACCCCTCAAACCATGGGAGACCACATTTTTCTGATTCTTGCCTTTTGGCTAcgtgttttctctcttccaaacacaccaaaactcacaaaaaacacatcaaagctTCTTGATTCTTGCATCTTCACCAACAATACAAGGTAGTGTTATTGTActcaatcttcttctccttggttCTACATCTTGGATTAGGGGATTAAGGGCGTGGATGTAGTTTTTTTAGCtatcatccacacccctaaccttctaaatccttttcctagcatgttcttgctatttttgcttgaataacatgatttattggtCGC
This region includes:
- the LOC142607775 gene encoding germin-like protein subfamily 1 member 16, which translates into the protein MLYTHPSPKQEKYYTIREITSKNMMKVVIVAILALATTLVSAYDPSPLQDFCVAINNTDSAVFVNGKFCKDPATVTANDFFFPGLNIPGNTAASKLGSSVNLVNVDKLPGLNTLGISLARLDFAPYGLNPPHIHPRGTELLVVMEGTLLVGFVTSNPNKLFTKILNKGDVFVFPIGLIHFQFNIGQTNAVAFAGLSSQNPGLITIANAVFGSNPPINPDVLAKAFQLDKNVVDYLQKQF